One Brassica napus cultivar Da-Ae chromosome A1, Da-Ae, whole genome shotgun sequence genomic region harbors:
- the LOC111198307 gene encoding beta-glucuronosyltransferase GlcAT14A-like: MPTAFKLFTGSAWMVLSRSFVEYCIWGWDNLPRTLLMYYTNFLSTPEGYFHTVICNAPEYSSTVVNSDLHYISWDKRPQQHPKMLNISDTKKMIASGAVFARKFTHNDLALDKIDTELLGRGNGSFTPGGWCAGKPNCSKVGDPSKINPGLGADRISGLVSRLISPSKLTRRQCR, translated from the exons ATGCCAACTGCATTCAAACTATTCACTG GTTCTGCTTGGATGGTCCTATCTCGTTCCTTTGTAGAATATTGCATCTGGGGATGGGACAATCTTCCAAGGACTCTGTTAATGTACTACACTAACTTCCTCTCTACACCGGAAGGTTATTTCCACACAGTGATATGCAATGCACCAGAGTATTCGAGCACGGTGGTTAACAGTGACCTGCATTACATCTCATGGGACAAACGTCCACAACAGCATCCTAAGATGCTCAACATCAGTGATACAAAGAAGATGATTGCAAGCGGAGCTGTGTTTGCCCGCAAGTTCACACACAATGATCTTGCCTTGGACAAGATTGACACAGAGCTCCTCGGTAGAGGTAATGGAAGTTTTACACCTGGTGGTTGGTGTGCTGGCAAACCGAACTGCTCAAAGGTTGGTGATCCGTCAAAGATCAATCCCGGTCTAGGAGCTGACCGGATAAGCGGGCTTGTTAGCAGACTTATTTCGCCGTCTAAACTGACTCGAAGACAATGCAGATAG
- the LOC106445923 gene encoding exosome complex component RRP41-like, whose protein sequence is MAAKQGAAASTYSPKIIARTRPPIFKNSDLDWTRPDGRGFHQCRPALLQTGAVSSASGSAYAEFGNTKVIVSVFGPRESKKAITYSDVGRLNCNVSYTTFASPTLGSQGTDHKEYSSMLHKALEGVIMMETFPKTTVDVFALVLESGGSDLPVVISCAGLALADAGIMMYDLITAVSVSCIGKSLMIDPVTEEEGCEDGSFMMTCMPSRSEITQLTITGEWTTPNINEAMQLCLDACSKLGEIMRDCLKQAASASDE, encoded by the exons ATGGCAGCGAAACAGGGAGCCGCAGCCTCAACGTATTCACCCAAAATCATCGCCAGAACTCGGCCTCCTATCTTCAAAAACTCCGACCTCGATTGGACCCGTCCTGACGGCCGTGGATTCCACCAATGTCGACCTGCCT TACTTCAAACGGGTGCTGTGAGCTCTGCTTCTGGTTCTGCTTATGCTGAGTTTGGGAACACCAAAGTCATTGTTTCTGT ATTTGGGCCAAGGGAGAGTAAGAAAGCAATTACTTATAGTGATGTTGGTAGATTGAACTGCAATGTTAGCTACACAACCTTTGCTTCCCCGACTCTTGGTAGTCAG GGGACTGATCACAAAGAGTACTCATCAATGCTTCACAAAGCGTTGGAAGGCGTGATCATGATGGAGACGTTTCCGAAGACAACTGTTGATGTTTTTGCGCTGGTGCTTGAATCTGGAGGCA GTGACCTCCCCGTTGTGATATCGTGTGCTGGTCTTGCTCTAGCAGACGCCGGGATTATGATGTATGACCTTATCACAGCTGTCTCAGTG TCTTGCATAGGGAAAAGCCTTATGATTGACCCGGTTACAGAAGAGGAAGGATGTGAAGATGGAAGCTTCATGATGACTTGCATGCCATCTCGGAGTGAAATCACTCAGCTGACCATTACTGGTGAATGGACAACGCCTAACATTAACGAG GCAATGCAGCTATGCCTGGATGCTTGTTCAAAACTTGGAGAGATCATGCGTGATTGTCTGAAACAGGCTGCCTCAGCTTCCGATGAATGA
- the LOC106445915 gene encoding beta-glucuronosyltransferase GlcAT14B-like, translated as MMKITQRLFIVASSNSEKRWIFPLAMVSLMFICITAESFNMGLFSSMRSINSLIFSSNLSTTNETTIKLPESKLNQSSSHPPPVQSSPRFGYLVSGSKGDLESLWRVLRALYHPRNQYVVHLDLESPAEERLELAKRVSEDPIFHEVGNVFMITKANLVTYRGPTMVANTLHACAILLRQSKDWDWFINLSASDYPLVTQDDLIHIFSGLDRNLSFIVI; from the exons ATGATGAAGATCACACAAAGGCTCTTCATTGTAGCATCTTCAAACTCAGAAAAGAGATGGATTTTCCCTTTAGCAATGGTTTCTCTCATGTTCATATGCATAACAGCTGAATCCTTCAACATGGGTCTCTTCTCTTCCATGCGTTCCATTAACTCACTCATCTTCTCCTCCAATCTATCAACCACAAACGAAACAACCATCAAACTACCAGAGTCAAAGCTCAATCAATCCTCTTCACACCCTCCTCCTGTACAGTCTAGTCCTCGCTTTGGTTATCTAGTATCAGGGTCAAAAGGTGACTTAGAGTCTCTATGGAGAGTGTTGAGAGCACTGTACCACCCGAGGAACCAATACGTTGTTCATCTCGATCTTGAGTCTCCTGCTGAAGAAAGGCTTGAGCTGGCTAAACGTGTGAGTGAAGATCCTATTTTTCACGAAGTTGGTAATGTTTTCATGATCACAAAGGCTAACCTCGTTACATATCGTGGACCAACGATGGTGGCTAATACGCTTCACGCATGCGCCATTCTCTTGAGGCAGAGTAAAGATTGGGATTGGTTCATCAATCTCAGCGCCTCTGACTATCCTCTAGTGACTCAAGATG ATCTTATTCATATATTCTCGGGGCTGGACCGGAACCTCAGTTTTATCGTGATATAG
- the LOC106445896 gene encoding E3 ubiquitin-protein ligase RMA3 isoform X1 — translation MNSILPPMELEGNFFMSDAQQAHDDSFLAKPKPNLVTGPIDGHNESGCFDCNICLDTAHDPVVTLCGHLFCWPCIYKWLHVQLSSVSIDQHHSNCPVCKSNIAVTSLVPLYGRGMSSDFGSKKQDAVIPRRPAPPITSGSSLNPRLQHHRTMSPTFHSHRNQYSPRGFTTTESTDLANAVMMSFLYPVIGMFGDLVYTRIFGTFTNAIAQPYQSQRMMQREKSLNRVSIFFFFCIFLCLLLF, via the coding sequence ATGAACAGTATTTTACCTCCCATGGAATTAGAAGGGAACTTCTTCATGTCTGATGCTCAACAAGCACATGACGATTCCTTCTTAGCCAAACCAAAACCTAATCTTGTCACTGGTCCTATTGATGGTCACAACGAAAGTGGCTGTTTTGATTGCAACATCTGCCTAGACACAGCCCATGATCCGGTGGTCACTCTCTGCGGACATCTTTTCTGCTGGCCTTGCATTTACAAATGGTTACACGTTCAGTTATCATCCGTCTCAATCGATCAGCACCACAGCAACTGCCCTGTCTGCAAATCCAACATCGCCGTCACCTCACTGGTTCCTCTCTACGGAAGAGGCATGTCTTCCGACTTTGGCTCGAAGAAACAAGACGCAGTAATACCACGGAGACCTGCTCCACCAATCACTTCAGGATCATCTCTGAACCCAAGGTTGCAACATCATCGAACAATGTCTCCAACGTTTCACAGCCACCGCAACCAATACTCCCCTCGTGGCTTCACCACAACCGAATCAACCGACCTTGCGAATGCAGTCATGATGAGTTTCCTCTACCCGGTGATTGGGATGTTTGGGGACTTGGTCTACACCAGGATATTCGGAACCTTCACAAACGCAATAGCTCAGCCTTATCAAAGCCAGAGGATGATGCAGCGTGAGAAATCTCTTAACCGGGTAtccatattcttcttcttctgcatcTTCCTTTGCCtccttctcttctag
- the LOC106445896 gene encoding E3 ubiquitin-protein ligase RMA3 isoform X2, producing MELEGNFFMSDAQQAHDDSFLAKPKPNLVTGPIDGHNESGCFDCNICLDTAHDPVVTLCGHLFCWPCIYKWLHVQLSSVSIDQHHSNCPVCKSNIAVTSLVPLYGRGMSSDFGSKKQDAVIPRRPAPPITSGSSLNPRLQHHRTMSPTFHSHRNQYSPRGFTTTESTDLANAVMMSFLYPVIGMFGDLVYTRIFGTFTNAIAQPYQSQRMMQREKSLNRVSIFFFFCIFLCLLLF from the coding sequence ATGGAATTAGAAGGGAACTTCTTCATGTCTGATGCTCAACAAGCACATGACGATTCCTTCTTAGCCAAACCAAAACCTAATCTTGTCACTGGTCCTATTGATGGTCACAACGAAAGTGGCTGTTTTGATTGCAACATCTGCCTAGACACAGCCCATGATCCGGTGGTCACTCTCTGCGGACATCTTTTCTGCTGGCCTTGCATTTACAAATGGTTACACGTTCAGTTATCATCCGTCTCAATCGATCAGCACCACAGCAACTGCCCTGTCTGCAAATCCAACATCGCCGTCACCTCACTGGTTCCTCTCTACGGAAGAGGCATGTCTTCCGACTTTGGCTCGAAGAAACAAGACGCAGTAATACCACGGAGACCTGCTCCACCAATCACTTCAGGATCATCTCTGAACCCAAGGTTGCAACATCATCGAACAATGTCTCCAACGTTTCACAGCCACCGCAACCAATACTCCCCTCGTGGCTTCACCACAACCGAATCAACCGACCTTGCGAATGCAGTCATGATGAGTTTCCTCTACCCGGTGATTGGGATGTTTGGGGACTTGGTCTACACCAGGATATTCGGAACCTTCACAAACGCAATAGCTCAGCCTTATCAAAGCCAGAGGATGATGCAGCGTGAGAAATCTCTTAACCGGGTAtccatattcttcttcttctgcatcTTCCTTTGCCtccttctcttctag